A genomic region of Solanum dulcamara chromosome 2, daSolDulc1.2, whole genome shotgun sequence contains the following coding sequences:
- the LOC129881121 gene encoding aspartic proteinase 36-like isoform X1 yields MGKKMENWRNGCFILLLIMMGFVVDVKGEILVFNVKHKYGGRNGNGSILNDLKTHDNRRHSRMLTVIDFKLGGNGLPTDAALYYTRISIGTPPKDFHVQVDTGSDILWVNCASCEGCPTKSDLGIDLMTYDSKASATGKSVSCDEEFCMLNTPYSDCKTGMPCDFQVSYGDGSSTAGFFVKDDIQFDQVSGDLKTTSMNGSITFGCSSRQSGELGASTQAVDGILGFGQASSSVISQLAAAGKVKKIFAHCLDGKNGGGIFTIGPVVHPKVNTTPLVPDAPHYNVIMKGIEVGGQVLDIPTTMAIIDSGTTLAYLPHTVYSTLIDKLIERQPQLNIRLVEESFHCFDYTGKIDDGFPVVTFRFADSLPLTVYPHDYLFQIKETKWCIGWQDSGMQTKDGKEITLLGDLALSNKLVLYDIENQTIGWTEYDCSSTIKLKYEESSGSAYTVASHNISSAPIMDSTKFFTFFLIISIMFNLLN; encoded by the exons ATGGGGAAGAAAATGGAAAATTGGAGAAATGGGTGTTTCAttttgttgttgattatgaTGGGTTTTGTTGTTGATGTGAAAGGGGAAATTTTGGTTTTTAATGTGAAGCATAAATATGGTGGGCGTAATGGTAATGGGTCGATTTTGAATGATCTTAAAACTCATGATAATCGCCGCCATAGCAGAATGCTTActgttattgatttcaaattgGGTGGAAATGGCTTGCCTACTGATGCTGC GCTCTATTACACTAGGATATCTATTGGAACGCCTCCAAAGGATTTTCATGTCCAGGTTGATACTGGAAGTGACATTTTATGGGTGAACTGTGCTAGCTGTGAGGGATGTCCTACAAAAAGCGACCTCGGG ATAGACTTGATGACATATGACTCGAAAGCCTCTGCAACTGGGAAATCTGTTTCTTGTGATGAAGAGTTTTGCATGCTTAATACTCCCTACTCAGATTGCAAGACTGGAATGCCATGTGATTTTCAGGTTAGTTATGGAGATGGTAGCTCAACAGCCGGATTCTTTGTGAAGGATGATATTCAGTTTGATCAAGTGTCGGGAGACCTAAAAACAACGTCTATGAATGGGTCGATAACATTTGG GTGCTCATCTAGACAATCTGGAGAGCTTGGTGCATCTACTCAAGCAGTTGATGGAATTCTTGGTTTTGGACAAGCAAGTTCATCCGTAATTTCGCAGCTAGCTGCCGCTGGGAAGGTTAAGAAAATATTTGCTCATTGCCTGGACGGAAAGAATGGAGGTGGCATATTCACCATTGGACCAGTAGTTCATCCAAAAGTAAATACAACACCATTAGTCCCAGATGC GCCACATTATAATGTTATTATGAAAGGAATTGAGGTTGGTGGTCAAGTTCTAGACATTCCCACAACTATGGCAATAATTGACAGTGGTACAACCTTAGCTTATCTTCCACACACGGTCTACAGTACTCTCATCGACAAG CTGATAGAACGACAACCACAGTTGAATATTCGTCTTGTTGAGGAGAGTTTCCACTGCTTTGACTACACTGGGAA GATTGATGATGGGTTCCCAGTTGTAACCTTTCGGTTTGCAGATTCACTTCCTTTGACAGTTTATCCCCACGATTATCTTTTCCAAATCAAA GAGACTAAATGGTGTATTGGTTGGCAAGACAGCGGAATGCAGACAAAGGATGGAAAGGAAATAACTCTGTTAGGAG ATCTCGCATTATCAAACAAGCTAGTTCTTTATGATATCGAAAACCAGACAATTGGTTGGACTGAATATGACT GTTCTTCAACCATCAAACTCAAATATGAGGAAAGTTCTGGTAGCGCGTATACCGTGGCTTCTCACAATATTTCATCAGCTCCTATTATGGATTCGACGAAGTTCTTCACGTTCTTCTTGATAATCTCCATCATGTTCAATTTGTTGAACTGA
- the LOC129881121 gene encoding aspartic proteinase 36-like isoform X2 codes for MGKKMENWRNGCFILLLIMMGFVVDVKGEILVFNVKHKYGGRNGNGSILNDLKTHDNRRHSRMLTVIDFKLGGNGLPTDAALYYTRISIGTPPKDFHVQVDTGSDILWVNCASCEGCPTKSDLGIDLMTYDSKASATGKSVSCDEEFCMLNTPYSDCKTGMPCDFQVSYGDGSSTAGFFVKDDIQFDQVSGDLKTTSMNGSITFGCSSRQSGELGASTQAVDGILGFGQASSSVISQLAAAGKVKKIFAHCLDGKNGGGIFTIGPVVHPKVNTTPLVPDAPHYNVIMKGIEVGGQVLDIPTTMAIIDSGTTLAYLPHTVYSTLIDKLIERQPQLNIRLVEESFHCFDYTGKIDDGFPVVTFRFADSLPLTVYPHDYLFQIKETKWCIGWQDSGMQTKDGKEITLLGDLALSNKLVLYDIENQTIGWTEYDCEFFNHQTQI; via the exons ATGGGGAAGAAAATGGAAAATTGGAGAAATGGGTGTTTCAttttgttgttgattatgaTGGGTTTTGTTGTTGATGTGAAAGGGGAAATTTTGGTTTTTAATGTGAAGCATAAATATGGTGGGCGTAATGGTAATGGGTCGATTTTGAATGATCTTAAAACTCATGATAATCGCCGCCATAGCAGAATGCTTActgttattgatttcaaattgGGTGGAAATGGCTTGCCTACTGATGCTGC GCTCTATTACACTAGGATATCTATTGGAACGCCTCCAAAGGATTTTCATGTCCAGGTTGATACTGGAAGTGACATTTTATGGGTGAACTGTGCTAGCTGTGAGGGATGTCCTACAAAAAGCGACCTCGGG ATAGACTTGATGACATATGACTCGAAAGCCTCTGCAACTGGGAAATCTGTTTCTTGTGATGAAGAGTTTTGCATGCTTAATACTCCCTACTCAGATTGCAAGACTGGAATGCCATGTGATTTTCAGGTTAGTTATGGAGATGGTAGCTCAACAGCCGGATTCTTTGTGAAGGATGATATTCAGTTTGATCAAGTGTCGGGAGACCTAAAAACAACGTCTATGAATGGGTCGATAACATTTGG GTGCTCATCTAGACAATCTGGAGAGCTTGGTGCATCTACTCAAGCAGTTGATGGAATTCTTGGTTTTGGACAAGCAAGTTCATCCGTAATTTCGCAGCTAGCTGCCGCTGGGAAGGTTAAGAAAATATTTGCTCATTGCCTGGACGGAAAGAATGGAGGTGGCATATTCACCATTGGACCAGTAGTTCATCCAAAAGTAAATACAACACCATTAGTCCCAGATGC GCCACATTATAATGTTATTATGAAAGGAATTGAGGTTGGTGGTCAAGTTCTAGACATTCCCACAACTATGGCAATAATTGACAGTGGTACAACCTTAGCTTATCTTCCACACACGGTCTACAGTACTCTCATCGACAAG CTGATAGAACGACAACCACAGTTGAATATTCGTCTTGTTGAGGAGAGTTTCCACTGCTTTGACTACACTGGGAA GATTGATGATGGGTTCCCAGTTGTAACCTTTCGGTTTGCAGATTCACTTCCTTTGACAGTTTATCCCCACGATTATCTTTTCCAAATCAAA GAGACTAAATGGTGTATTGGTTGGCAAGACAGCGGAATGCAGACAAAGGATGGAAAGGAAATAACTCTGTTAGGAG ATCTCGCATTATCAAACAAGCTAGTTCTTTATGATATCGAAAACCAGACAATTGGTTGGACTGAATATGACTGTGA GTTCTTCAACCATCAAACTCAAATATGA
- the LOC129881122 gene encoding flavin mononucleotide hydrolase 1, chloroplatic, producing MALLISFRPSSACSISFPFIVKKTSSCKSAKMGSFSTNNISCSVTSSASTMVAQKKLPILLFDVMDTIVRDPFYHDVPAFFRMSMKELLESKHPTSWIEFEKGLITEDELTRKFFKDGRSFDIEGLKNCMRRGYSYLEGVEGLLNSLKKNGYEIHAFTNYPIWYQMIEDELKLSNYLSWTFCSCIFGKRKPDPDFYLEVVKHLNVKASNCIFIDDRMRNVEAAIELGLKGLQFKNADLLRKDLSLLGIDISTNESQDIIEYSS from the exons ATGGCTTTATTGATATCATTTAGACCTTCTTCTGCTTGTAGTATCAGTTTCCCATTTATAGTGAAGAAAACATCTTCTTGTAAATCTGCAAAAATGGGGTCTTTTAGTACTAACAATATAAGTTGCAGTGTCACTTCATCAGCATCAACAATGGTGGCTCAGAAAAAACTTCCAATTTTGCTTTTTGATGTTATGGATACTATTGTTCGTGACCCTTTTTACCATGATGTCCCTGCTTTCTTCAG AATGTCAATGAAAGAATTGCTGGAAAGCAAGCATCCAACTTCCTGGATTGAGTTTGAAAAAGGCCTTATCACTGAG GACGAGTTGACTAGGAAATTCTTCAAGGATGGAAGATCTTTTGATATAGAAG GTCTCAAAAACTGTATGAGAAGAGGATATTCCTACCTTGAAGGTGTTGAAGGGTtattgaattctttgaaaaaaaATGGCTATGAAATCCACGCTTTCACAAATTATCCAATCTG GTACCAAATGATTGAGGACGAGCTAAAACTCTCGAATTACCTATCTTGGACATTTTGTTCCTGTATATTTG GAAAACGGAAGCCTGATCCTGATTTTTATTTAGAAGTTGTAAAGCATCTCAATGTAAAAGCTTCCAACTGCATTTTTATTGATGACAG GATGAGGAACGTTGAAGCTGCAATTGAACTCGGACTCAAAGGCCTTCAATTCAAGAATGCAGATTTGTTGCGGAAAGACTTGTCTCTCCTTGGTATCGATATATCAACAAATGAAAGTCAAGATATTATTGAATATTCATCATAA